Proteins encoded in a region of the Triplophysa rosa linkage group LG6, Trosa_1v2, whole genome shotgun sequence genome:
- the LOC130555443 gene encoding band 4.1-like protein 5, whose amino-acid sequence MDHPKACKHLWKCAVEHHAFFRLRGPVQNSSARSGFIRMGSRFRYSGKTEYQTTKANKARRSASFERRPSRRYSRRTMQNRGHIKPSDSHNNGMSPGLETKPARTRPPWSGMPVVSSPPSVSSPVEIETLPRSPGGSQSDKRSLMF is encoded by the exons ATGGACCATCCGAAGGCTTGCAAGCATCTGTGGAAGTGTGCTGTAGAGCACCATGCTTTCTTCCGCCTGCGGGGCCCCGTCCAGAACAGCTCGGCTCGCTCTGGGTTTATCCGCATGGGCTCTCGTTTCAGATACAG tgGGAAGACAGAATATCAGACCACTAAGGCCAACAAAGCCAGAAGATCTGCCTCGTTTGAAAGGAGACCAAGCCGACGTTACTCTAGGAGAACCATGCAGAACAGAG GCCACATCAAGCCTTCAGA CAGTCACAATAATGGAATGAGCCCAGGCTTAGAAACAAAG CCTGCTCGCACACGGCCTCCCTGGTCTGGTATGCCTGTGGTCAGCAGCCCACCCTCTGTTTCAAGCCCTGTGGAAATCGAAACCCTCCCCAGGAGTCCCGGTGGCAGCCAATCGGACAAGAGGAG TCTGATGTTCTGA